A single Penaeus chinensis breed Huanghai No. 1 chromosome 7, ASM1920278v2, whole genome shotgun sequence DNA region contains:
- the LOC125027511 gene encoding basic proline-rich protein-like has translation MSREQLEPFLAALAALQEEQRRGGGGGGGCSGGGSSGEASDSSSSLDNLSCEVQPPTTPRASLESLQESPPRPSRPSAALNPPRHAHAPDAAAPALQDARPRPATARRGVGGASARRATWCSPGGGGGGHLHHPSPLHPAPEHSLPPPPPAPSGDRLLFGATPQVALGPHFVTFQVAGGGAEGGAGAAAAILRGGEHRGGDPPPAPPAGQTRLAVPRPQPGPPARPPLPPPPEAQPGRRGAPRVLALRGHHRPPPGGHVTEGTPLCCSLS, from the exons ATGAGTCGCGAGCAGCTGGAGCCTTTCctggccgccctcgccgccctgcAGGAGGAGCAGcggcgtggcggcggcggcggcggcggctgtagCGGCGGCGGCAGCAGCGGCGAGGCAAGTGACTCGTCGTCGTCCCTGGATAACCTGTCGTGCGAGGTGCAGCCGCCCACCACGCCCAGGGCCTCCCTCGAGTCCCTGCAGGAGAGCCCTCCCCGCCCCTCGCGCCCTTCCGCTGCCCTCAATCCTCCCCGCCACGCCCACGCCCCCGAcgccgccgcgcccgccctccagGACGCGCGCCCCCGCCCCGCCACCGCCAGGAGGGGCGTCGGAGGCGCCTCCGCGCGAAGGGCCACCTGGTGCAGCccggggggaggcggagggggccacctccaccacccctcgCCCCTCCACCCCGCCCCCGAGCActccctcccgccgccgccgcccgcgccctcGGGAGACCGCCTGCTCTTCGGCGCCACGCCGCAGGTGGCGCTCGGGCCGCACTTCGTCACCTTCCAGGTCGCAGGCGGCGGCGCTGAGGGGGGCGCGGGGGCGGCGGCGGCCATCCTGCGGGGGGGCGAGCACCGCGGGGGcgaccccccccctgcccctccagcTGGCCAGACGCGCCTCGCAGTTCCTCGCCCCCAGCCCGGCCCCCCCGCacggccccccctccctcccccccctgaaGCCCAGCCCGGACGACGCGGCGCCCCGAGGGTCCTCGCACTCAG AGGGCACCATAGGCCCCCGCCTGGAGGTCACGTGACGGAGGGAACCCCGCTGTGTTGTTCTCTCTCATGA